The DNA segment AGCTTCCACACCCTTGAGCAGCAGGTACTCGTGGATTGCATCAACATCTGCCTTCTTCTCTGCGAAGatcagcacctgcagcagcacaggcattGTCTCAGAGCCCCTTCtgcaggctggcactgctggcaccagcacagcccccggGGGAAGCCCACTCCCTCTTGCtgagcagagcacacagcactgctgatCCCCAGCATGGCTCAGTCACAGGCCCACTCCGCACAGGGGGTCCCTCCTCCCAACTCCCCCCACACCCCAGCATGaccacactgtccccagcatACTCACAGGTGGAGGGGTCTTCTGCAGGCACTCCAGCAGGTACACCATCTTGGCCTCCTCTTTCACGTACTCCACTTCCTAGAAACAAGCAGAGACATGGGTCAGGCAGCAGAGGAACTGCCACTGCTTGGTACCCCTTAACTGGGAAGGAGGGCCATGAATTCCAGCTCcctggcagagaaagaaattaagtgCCCTCATGAATGTTTCTGGTCTCCCACACAGGCACGAGGAAGCACCCAAACACCTCACCTGCACAACATCCAGGCTGGCAGCACCCGCTCGCCCAACGTTAATGGTGATGGGCTTCACCAGGGCACTCTTGGCGAAGTTCTGGATTTTCTTGGGCATTGTGGCACTGAAGAGGAGGGTTTGccgctggccctgcacagggaaAAAGCCTTTAGTACTCACCCAATCTGGCATATGCAGGACTGAGCTTCAGGGTGCTCCTACCGTGGCAGTTCAGTACCTTGAAGTAGGAGAAGATGGTACGGATGTCCCCCTCAAAGCCCATATCGATCATCCTGTCAGCCTCATCCAAGGCCAGGTACCGGCAGATGTCCAGGCTCACCATCTTCTTCTGCAGCAGGTCCATCAGGCGCCCAGGGGTTGCCACCATCATGTGTACCCCACTGTGGGGTGAGAGGAGGCCACAGTCAGTCCCTCAGCATTCCTGCTCCATGCAGGACACCTCCCTGGCACACCATTTTCCCCCTGACAGTGTCCTGAAGCCAGGGTGACACTCCTTAGCCCCTGccagaaaacagagcagctccagccccacagaCTCCCCCAGGTCTTACTGTTTGATGGTCTCCATCTGCTCCTTGACAGACATGCCCCCGATGCAGAGGGCGCAGCGCAGCGGGGGCAGCccatcctcctgcagcagaTGACAGTAGTACTCCAGGATGCCGTGGGTCTGCCGGGCCAGCTCCCGCTACCGAGACAAAACCAGCTCATTCCTACACCTCTGTGCAGGTAGAATTTAGGATTGCCACTGCAAGTCAATCACAGCTCGTCCTGGCACTCACCGAGGGACAGATGATGAGTCCATAGGGTCCCTCTCGCTTGGAGAATGgcagcctcttctcctgctccaggcagaaCATGATCACCGGGAGGGTGAACACCAAGGTCTTCCCAGAACCAGTGAATGCAATGCCAATCATATCCCTTCCTGAGAGTCTGCCAGAGAAACGGGGCCAATGGAGAGGAGAAACATCATGGAACAACTCAAACCCCAGGGCTCAGCAAGGTGACGGGGTGCATGTGTCACCAGGGAAGAGCGCCTGGTCCGCAGCCTTGAGTGGGCTGTGGGAACAACCACTCTGTACTCCAGGTTGGGACAGAGCACTCACATTGTGGGGATGCCTTGGATCTGTATGGGTGTTGGCTGCTGGATTCCCTTCTTCTTCAAGCCTCTCAGGATAGCTGTCAGAGAACAAGGAACAACGCATGTTCATGACCTGAACTATTTCCTCTCTTCTCCCACTCgggtcccagcagcagctcttccacCAGTGACAAACACCCCTCAGGCCAACAGCCAGGAAAAAGGTGGGATCCCTTCCAGGATCTGCTCCTGGCCTACCTGCTGGGAACTTCATTTCCTTGAAGCTCTTGATGGGGGGTGGGATGCCCTCCCCCTCCACCAGGATGTGGTACTTCTTGCGTACACGGTCGTGCCGTGCCTCTGACATGCCCAGGATGTAGCGAGGGGCTCTCCAGCTGTGAAAGCAACAGAAACAGGTCATGGGCTCCAGAACCAGCAGCTCCCATGGAGGAATTCAGGGGAACTCCCTGTTAGGCTCCAATATCCTCCCAGATAAAACAGGTAACCCCAAGGGGCTCCATGGAGTGAGTGTCAGAGCAGATCTGAGCCAGTTCCACACATTAAACCCTTCCCCAAAATCTCAGTGAAAAGTGCTAAACTAACAGCTCTGAACAGCCTATGGATGGTGGATGGAACATGCCACAAATGTCTGGACACACCTCAATCATCTCCCTGACATTGCCTCAGAATCACTGAAGTTGGAAAACATCTCTGAGATCACTGAGTTCAATCTTTGATCAGTCACCACCTCGACAATGCTGCCTCAAGCAGCACTGGCTACAAAGCCTCCTCCAGACTCTTTCTCTGGCTTAGTGACCTCCCAGACCTGAAGACCAACCTTCAGGCCTCCTAGTTTAACATAAATGTCCTTTATCAAGCCTTATTGTATACAAAACAACATCCAATGTGACTCAACAACGTTTGATTTTAGAGAAAATGACACAAACCCAGTCACTCAGGCAAGAGGCTACAGAGCCACACTGCTCTTGCAAGACTGTGGCTTCTAGTTCTCTTCATCCATGATAAAGTGAtgttttcagaaggaaaactgagctgtgctgtgaaaCTTACCTGGTTTTGATTGGGTCATCATACGTGATGCCCTTCGCCATCTCCTTCACCGACatcagagctgcaggaacaaaGATGATCAGACCAAACTCTCCTCATCCACACCAACCTCGCTACTTGGGCAAACAGTCTGGGAGATCATGTCTGGaggcagaagaggagaagcagcagcactgacagccccTCTGGCACAGGAAcaccaagtgctgctgtgcccagagcccTGTCACAGCCAGGTTTCAGCCAAGGCAGGCAGTGCCAACTGAGGGCACCCACTGTCACCACCGGTCCCACCCCTGAGTGTGGGCACTCCCGAGACAGGGAACAACTCTCCCGCTGCCCCGGGAGCTCTACAGACAGAGACACAGAGCTCCCACTCACCTCGGCCCTCTGCCACGCTCTCCAGgatcttctcttcctccttcagctgcttctcCTTGGCTGACTCCTTCCGAGCTGGGGGAGAACCAAGACACAATGAGGGGGTTTGCTGTACCCCGAAAGCCACCCAGTGCGGCCACCAGCTCCTCCCTCACCTTCCGCCTTCTCTTTGAGGTGCTGGTGCTGGTCCAGCAGGCTGATGTTGGACTGGGGGCCCAGCGGGATGTCATCCTCGTCGCCGCGCTGCTCGCTCCCGCTGTCCCGCTGCTCCTCCTCGGACACCACCTTCCTCCGCAtctgcagcagcttctgcagctGGAAGGGCGTGGATGGAGGCGGAGTGAACAGCCTGGCGGCGGGAGCACGGCTCGGAGCTctccccgggcagccccgcTACCCCGTTACCATCTGCTGCTTGCGCTGCTTGACGGGCACGTAGGGCACGTAGTCGTCATCATCCTCTCCGGACAGATCGGACGTGTCCGCCGGCTCCTCGCGCTGCCTCTGTGGGGAGACAGGCGGTgaggggggcgcggggcggcgccggcagcgcggggcgggcggtACCGGGGGCCAGGCCCGCTCGCACCTTCCGCTCCGCCACGGCCTCCATGGCTCCTTCCCGGAAGAGATGCCGGAAGTGACGTCACCGGCGCGGCGCCATCGCCTAGCAACGCGCAGGGGCCGCCGCTCGGCAACCGACGGGTCCCCGCGGCGGCCAGACTTGCGCAGAACGCGTTACTCCACAGCTCCTCCCTCCCGCCCGCCAATTTTTCCGGCGCGCCAGAAAGCAGCAGACACCGgggtttaaataaaataaaaaattaaaaagttctTTATTGGGTCCAGCACGGTCCTTCCCCGCGGCACGGGGAACCGTGTGCCCGCGGAGAGGGGGACGGGACGGCCGGGATCACCCCGcggggaggggcaggaggatggagggAGCCCCGAGGGTCCCCGCGGGGCAGGAGAGCACCGGGGCCCCCCGCGAAGGAGGGGACCCCACCGAGGTGAGGCGGGGGGCACAGTGAGGAGAGGCGAGCGGCCGTGGGTGGGCGGGGGTGGCCCCTCCGCACCTCACTGGGCTGCGCTGGAAGTGGTTTTCTTCAGGGTGAAGTTGGTCCAGTTCACGGCCACCTTCTGCCGCGTCTGCTTGGCCGAGTCTAGGCAGAACCTGGCAGGGAAAGGACAGCCCCggtcagcccccagccccggtcagcccccagccccggtcagcccccagccccagtcaGCTCCCAGCCCCTTCACACCTCCAGCCatgctggcagagctcaggcCGGCATGGCTCCCCCCTCACCTTTTGAAATACTCCACTTCTCTGTCAGTCTCATCCATCTCTGCCCCATCCAGGTCCTTGGGCAGGAACACATCatctgggaaagcagagcagagggtcagcgctgcagggcaggcaggggctgccagctgggcaaggggatGGTGCACCCAGCACTCACCGATAGAGGTATTGGATTTCTCCACTTTGTTTCGGCTCTTCCTACCCttgcccttgggctggggggAGCCTCCCAGGGCAAGGTGAGTGGCTGGGGCAGGTGGCTGCTGCGGCGCCAGCTCTGGCAGCTCCGCTTTGCCCTCTCCCCTCCGGCCTTTCCACTCGCTGGTTCTCTCCTTCTCTGCCCTGGCAGCGCTGCTGCAGGCCCAAGGCTGCCCCTGGCCGCTCTCCCCAGGCTCGGCACAGCCGCTCGCCCGCTGTGGCTCCGGGGCACTGGCCTTGGAAGGGTGCTTGGTTCCCAGCACCTGCCCCTTCATGCCAGGGCTCTCCAGCCGGGCCTGGCCGCTGGGCACGGGTGTGCTGCCCTCCCCTTTCTTCGCCTGCCCGTTCTGCCGCTTGTTCTTCCGCTGCCGGCTTCCCGCGGGCAGCGACTCGGGCGGTTCCGGCCCCTTGGGCTGCGGCCCCTCCTTGGGCTCCTGGCTCAGCCCGTTCCCGTCTGCAGTGGAGTCCGCGGCCTTGGACTGCACCCAGATCATGCGGGACAGGCTGGGCACGGCGCTGAGGCGTTTCACCACGCCGTTCTCGGCCGCCGGGGCTGGCGGGGGCTCCCCGGGCCCCTCGCCCCATCGCGGGCCCAGTTCACCCCGCAGCAGCGTGTGGCTCTTGGCGGGGCCCAGGCTGAGCGGGGCTAGCGCCAGGTCTATGTCCTGCAGGTCAGAAGACCCATTGAGGTTGGAGAGCAGGTTCTTCTGCTCCAGGACAGCTGCCTTCTTGGGGAAGTCATTGACATCCAGGTTGAGGTCATAGACACTGAAACTGGCTCGGATGGAGTCCTTGATGGTGTTCTTGATCTCCTGCAGCCGGCTGCTGAGGAAGCTGTTCAcccgctccagctccagctccggccactccagcagcttttcctcGGCTGGCTCCCTGGCTTGGCTGGCTGCAGGCGCACGCTCTGCCCGCTTCTGGGCCTCTGCCTCCAGCTGggctttctccttctcctgcaatACAGGTGCCATAAGGATCACTTGGGCTGGGCCACAGAACCATGGGTGCAGGACGCAGAGCTTTGCTCCAGCTTTGCCTGACAGCAAACTCAAGGgcagctgctcagcacagctATGCCACATCTTCCACAGCCCCTAACTGTCACGTTTCCCCCACGGGCACTGCAACAGCTGGACACTGCACACCTGACACTGCTCTGGGCACCAGGCACCAGAAAGAGCCATCATGGCACTGCCTCTCTCTGCCAGAGATGCATGGTGTCAGGATGTGGCATGGAGCAGACTGGACAGTGCAGCCCAAAGCACCCAGGAGGGCTGGGCAACCCTCTGCTGGAACAGAGGCAGGGGGAGTTATACATGGGGACAGGCACTGTTGCCACCTTGGGTGACACAGAATTCAAGAACCCAAATGGGCgcaaaggagagaaggaatgGATGCAAAGGAGAGAAGGTCCTGCCAGCACCACAACCCTGCCCAGCCTTACCTTCTTCTTCTGCTTGTGCCGTGCCCTCTTGGCCGCCTTGGCACTGTTCAAGGGCTTGGGCTCTGTGCTGTTAATGTAGTCCAGCAGCTCATCCACATTGCGGTGGTCCACAgcgggctctcctgagctgctgttGTGTCCAAGTTTCTGTGGCAGCTCCTCTTTTCTCTTGGTAAGGCGAGAACGCAACTTCTCTCGGATCTCAGCGTAGTTGCGGCTCGTGGGAGCGGCCGGGGGCTGTGGAAGGCAAGTGCTGTCAGCCAGCATGAGgggcaggcagccctggctcccccAACAGCCCCCCATGACCTTCcagccactcccttccctgcAGTCTCAGGGACAAGTCAGCACAGCCCTACTGAGCTCTTCCACCGTGAAGCCACAGGCCTTGGCCGGCTGCtccgagccctggggctgggcaggcgGCTGCGAGTCGGGAGCAAGGGATCAGCAGGCTGATGAAGCAGGGTAAAAAGGCAGCGGGGGATGTACGTGCCTGCAGGAAACAGCTGTGGCCAGACCTGCCCACCTCCCAATGTGGGCACAGGGACTGAGTGGTATCTCCCCACACAAAGCAAGGACTGGGGGTGGCTGCAGACCAGCCCCTCACTCACCGTGTTGTGGCCGAAGAACTCACAGTAGCAGCAGTCGCAGAACTTCCCATCTTTCTGgttggtggaggaggaggtgcaggagctgcgctctgagctgctgtcctcatcctccccgagtccctcgtcTGCCTCGCAGGGCTGCGGCGGGTGGCAGCTGGTACCGTTGGGGAATTTGTGCCCTTTGCAAGAGGGGtccctgaggagaagggtgAGAGGTGAGCAGGTGCCAGGGTATCTCAAAAATTGGCCCATGCATTTAGAACAGCCCTCCTGGGGAAGCCCGTTCCCAAGCAGAAGGATTTGCAGAACAAACCCCCTCCCCTGCATTCTCCTCTTCTGGGGAAGATGGCCGAGGAACCCACAGGAGCAACAATCTGTCACTCCCAGCCCTCAGGGCCTCTGGCCAGCAGGAGGCTGGTGCAGCAGAGCCCCAGTGAACCAGGCCCTGGGCTGCAAGCAGGGCAGGGCACGGTACTCACTGGGAGTAGCAGGAAGCACAGGTGAGGAACACTGGGACTGTGCAGCTGCCAGACATCCCCATGTGAGGCAGGACCAGCTTACAagggcacaggctgcccagcaCAGAGACAGGGAGGCCAGGGCACTGCCCATAGCGTCATTCCTCAAGATCCAGCTCAGGACCCGACTGGATCTCCACAGAGAGAGCTAATTAGCAGAAAGGGACCAATGTGCTCTCTTCAGGGCACGAGCAGCCCGGAGAGGGCTGGAGAAACAGGTGAGCAGAACAAGTCCACAGGCTTCATCTTCTCGAGGACTCTTGCTCagtgccacagctgccccacaggtCTCACTGATATAGGTTCTGTTGGCCATCTGCAGGTTGATCAGGGTGTTCCTTTGGGTGTTTTAGCTGGAGGAGAAGCACAGCCTCTTCTGCACCACAGAACCAAAGGACAACCACAGGAGGAACATGTGCTGGGAGAGAAAGAGCTTCACCTTCGGTCTGCAGCAGTGGAATTGGCCCACAAAGACAGCAGCTTCCTGCACCACCATGCCAGGGCGGTCAGTCCCTCCACAGGGAAAAGTGCATCCATGGTCAAGGATGGCAAAAAAGGCATGTGGCCTCACAAGGAGAGGCTGGAAGCATGCAGGGTTCCTCTACTCACCTGTTCGTGCTGGGCAGCTggtgggaggcaggaggagggatAAGTGAAGTGCTGCAGTGCCCGTTGCAGGGATGAGCACAGCCCGACAGCGGCGGCGGCATCTTCAGCAGCGGCACGTTGGCAGTGGGCAAGTGAGGGCTCTtgcatggccctgggctgtgtgagGCCGCGCTGGCCGGAGGGGACTCGGACAGCGGCTTGGGGGCTGCCGTCTGCgcgctgggagcagggaagagcGCGGCCTGCGAGGAGGTGCCCAGCGGGATGTGCGGTGGGGAGCTGAAGGGCCCCGGATGGGGAGGCGTCTGCTTGGAGGGGATCAGCGCCGGCGGCTGGGAGGGGAGGCCCGTGGGACTGTTGGGAGGAGCAGTGAGGTCGGAGTGCTGATGATGCTCTGAGGAGTGGAAGGCCTCACCTGAagagaggcaggagcagagacagTCAGACACTGGCTGTGCTGCACGGACCAAGGCCATGCTCAGAGCCACCCGCCACCTTTGCACAAGCTGTTTCTCCTCCCAGACATCAAAGTGATGGGACAGAAGCCATCCGTGCTCACACAGGGCCTTGGGGTCATGTGTTTCCCCCCACAagatccagccctgccccacggAGAACAGGGCAAGAggaaagggtctggagcagcaggctgggaggTTGTGGCCggtgctgtccctgggcacGTACCTGGTGGGGTGGCCCTCCGGCACAAGCTTTTGAACTGCTTCGGCAGCGTCTTGCAGAAGTCGAGTGAGGTAGGCAGAGGCGAGCCTGGTGTGGCGTTGCTGGAGGTGGCAGAGGCCGTGTGGCTGTAGGGACAGGCCTTCAGCCCCGGCGCCATGGCCGACACCTGGCTGGTGCACTCCGGATACAGAGAAAGGCCGGGCAGCTTGTTGCCTGggaggaaagcagagctggggctgaaTCCCAGCACCCTGTGTCTTTTTCAAAGGGGTCCAATATGCTGCTGGTACTGAGATTCAGAGGCCCAGCCTGCCCACCCTTGCCCACAAAGTAACCACTTAAACCAAGAACTGGGCAGAAACCTCTGCTCAACCCCATAGCCGGCTTCAGCTCACCTAGTGCCACTGGGGGAGTCCCAAGGGGGCTGCCCTGCACAGTCCCATTGGTGTGCTGCGAGTTCCAGAGGCCCGAGAGCTTGTGAGCAGACAAAAACGAGCTGGGGTCCCAGTCCCCTGAGTTCCCATGGCACGAAGAGGaagaagacgaggaggaggaagaggagtgtgagccACCCCCACAAGACTGCGACTTGCAGGATGTGTGGGATAATGAGACCTATCAAAGGAAACACAGAATGAAGTGGCTGAGGGGACATCCTTGGCCCTCAGGTGTCAGCACCAAGACTCCCTCCATTGCAGCAGGGGCTCAGCTCATGTGAACCACTTTTATCATTGTCTTGGGAATGCCAAACACCCCCTCCATCCAACACCAACACAGGTGGCTCACAGAGGCTGGGCCATGCCAAGGGCCAGATGCCTGTGCTGGACCCACACACACCAGGGCAGGGTTAAATAAAGCCAGGCATGAGCCAGCTCCTCTACCCGAGTCCCATGCACAAGCAGGCACTTGCCCTGGCAGCCGCTGCCTCTCTCTGCGTCATgaagggagcagccctggggctgggggacgCGGCACAACGCGCCGCAGAGCGGGGCTGGCAGGAAAGCAGTGGCACTGTCAGCCTTGCCAGCCTGGCAGCCCCAAGCCACGGCAAGCTGCTTGATGAGCCTCCACAGCACCATGCACTGCCCCAAcagggcctgtccctgctgagctggaggTAGCACTGCGCAGGGAAGTGAAGGCTGGGATGTCTGCGACACTCAGCTCAGGGTGAGGATGGGACCCACACACCCAGTCAGTGCCACAGGTGGTCAGTGCCCTATTCCTACAGCTACAGCCCCGGCTCTCAA comes from the Lonchura striata isolate bLonStr1 chromosome 15, bLonStr1.mat, whole genome shotgun sequence genome and includes:
- the FAM193B gene encoding protein FAM193B codes for the protein MTRRRNKAATAATAAAAGGSGPRRDRMAGPDVGPPPPPPPPEPPATPEVAAAAGSGGESGRGSAQVLPTANQSVQTCCLLCHRERKDWGGPSHNGLVSPGERLPPDFVPTLVQNLLGEMPLWICQSCRKSVEEEERRAVQEQALAVSLSHTSCKSQSCGGGSHSSSSSSSSSSSCHGNSGDWDPSSFLSAHKLSGLWNSQHTNGTVQGSPLGTPPVALGNKLPGLSLYPECTSQVSAMAPGLKACPYSHTASATSSNATPGSPLPTSLDFCKTLPKQFKSLCRRATPPGEAFHSSEHHQHSDLTAPPNSPTGLPSQPPALIPSKQTPPHPGPFSSPPHIPLGTSSQAALFPAPSAQTAAPKPLSESPPASAASHSPGPCKSPHLPTANVPLLKMPPPLSGCAHPCNGHCSTSLIPPPASHQLPSTNRDPSCKGHKFPNGTSCHPPQPCEADEGLGEDEDSSSERSSCTSSSTNQKDGKFCDCCYCEFFGHNTPPAAPTSRNYAEIREKLRSRLTKRKEELPQKLGHNSSSGEPAVDHRNVDELLDYINSTEPKPLNSAKAAKRARHKQKKKEKEKAQLEAEAQKRAERAPAASQAREPAEEKLLEWPELELERVNSFLSSRLQEIKNTIKDSIRASFSVYDLNLDVNDFPKKAAVLEQKNLLSNLNGSSDLQDIDLALAPLSLGPAKSHTLLRGELGPRWGEGPGEPPPAPAAENGVVKRLSAVPSLSRMIWVQSKAADSTADGNGLSQEPKEGPQPKGPEPPESLPAGSRQRKNKRQNGQAKKGEGSTPVPSGQARLESPGMKGQVLGTKHPSKASAPEPQRASGCAEPGESGQGQPWACSSAARAEKERTSEWKGRRGEGKAELPELAPQQPPAPATHLALGGSPQPKGKGRKSRNKVEKSNTSIDDVFLPKDLDGAEMDETDREVEYFKRFCLDSAKQTRQKVAVNWTNFTLKKTTSSAAQ
- the DDX41 gene encoding putative ATP-dependent RNA helicase DDX41 codes for the protein MEAVAERKRQREEPADTSDLSGEDDDDYVPYVPVKQRKQQMLQKLLQMRRKVVSEEEQRDSGSEQRGDEDDIPLGPQSNISLLDQHQHLKEKAEARKESAKEKQLKEEEKILESVAEGRALMSVKEMAKGITYDDPIKTSWRAPRYILGMSEARHDRVRKKYHILVEGEGIPPPIKSFKEMKFPAAILRGLKKKGIQQPTPIQIQGIPTILSGRDMIGIAFTGSGKTLVFTLPVIMFCLEQEKRLPFSKREGPYGLIICPSRELARQTHGILEYYCHLLQEDGLPPLRCALCIGGMSVKEQMETIKHGVHMMVATPGRLMDLLQKKMVSLDICRYLALDEADRMIDMGFEGDIRTIFSYFKGQRQTLLFSATMPKKIQNFAKSALVKPITINVGRAGAASLDVVQEVEYVKEEAKMVYLLECLQKTPPPVLIFAEKKADVDAIHEYLLLKGVEAVAIHGGKDQEERTKAIEAFRDGKKDVLVATDVASKGLDFPAIQHVINYDMPEEIENYVHRIGRTGRSGNTGIATTFINKACDESVLMDLKALLLEAKQKVPPVLQVLHCGDETMLDINGERGCAFCGGLGHRITDCPKLEAMQTKQVSNIGRKDYLAHSSMDF